In Cicer arietinum cultivar CDC Frontier isolate Library 1 chromosome 1, Cicar.CDCFrontier_v2.0, whole genome shotgun sequence, one DNA window encodes the following:
- the LOC101509436 gene encoding uncharacterized protein produces MSFSFFKVSRPKTPQEVVKSIKESLMALDTKTVVEVKALEKALEEVEKNVVTMRTMLSGDGESEPNLDQVLQLVEEICKEDVLTLVIHKLPILGWEARKDLVHCWSILLKQKVESSYCCVEYIEQHIELLDFLVVCYDNKEIALSSGIMLRECIKFPSLAKYILESASFVLFFKFVELPNFDVASDAFSTFKDLLTKHGNVVSEFLTAHYDEFFDLYERLLTSPNYVTRRQSIKLLSDFLLESPNAQIMKRYILEVRFLKVMMTLLTDSSKNIQLSAFHIFKVFVANPNKPREVKIILGKNQEKLLELLHNLSPGKGSEDEQFEEEKEFIIKEIERISV; encoded by the exons ATGTCGTTCTCGTTCTTTAAGGTTTCGAGGCCTAAAACGCCGCAGGAAGTGGTCAAGTCTATCAAAGAGAGTCTCATGGCTCTCGATACCAAAACCGTTGTTGAAGTTAAAGCCCTTGAAAAG GCTTTAGAAGAAGTTGAAAAGAATGTTGTAACAATGAGAACTATGCTTTCTGGAGATGGAGAATCAGAACCGAATTTGGATCAGGTTTTACAGCTTGTGGAGGAAATATGCAAGGAGGATGTTCTTACTCTTGTTATTCACAAACTGCCTATACTTGGATGGGAA GCTAGAAAAGATTTAGTCCACTGTTGGTCCATATTATTGAAACAAAAGGTTGAATCCAGTTATTGCTGTGTAGAATACATTGAGCAACACATTGAATTACTAGACTTTCTCGTTGTATG CTATGATAACAAAGAAATTGCGTTGAGCTCTGGCATAATGTTGCGGGAGTGCATCAAATTTCCTAGTCTTGCAAA ATACATATTGGAATCTGCAAGCTTTGTGTTGTTCTTTAAATTTGTAGAGTTGCCTAACTTTGATGTAGCATCTGATGCATTTTCTACATTTAAG GACCTTCTCACTAAACATGGAAATGTGGTCTCTGAATTTTTGACGGCTCATTATGATGAG TTCTTTGATCTATACGAGAGGCTCTTGACGTCTCCTAATTATGTCACAAGGAGGCAGTCTATTAAG CTTCTCTCGGATTTTCTTTTGGAATCTCCCAATGCTCAGATAATGAAGCGCTACATCTTAGAAGTTCGTTTCTTGAAAGTCATGATGACATTGTTGACG GATTCAAGTAAAAATATTCAGTTATCAGCTTTCCACATTTTCAAG GTTTTCGTTGCTAATCCTAATAAGCCTCGAGAAGTGAAAATCATTCTGGGGAAGAACCAGGAGAAGCTGCTAGAATTGCTTCATAATCTATCCCCAGGAAAAG GTTCAGAAGATGAACAATTTGAGGAGGAAAAGGAGTTTATCATCAAGGAAATTGAAAGAATATCAGTCTAA
- the LOC101508792 gene encoding S-adenosylmethionine decarboxylase proenzyme 4: protein MALSGFEGFEKRLELHFYDHNPTINHQLGLRKLEFESIQQILQAVQCTVVSAVGNSYFDSYVLSESSLFVYPTKIIIKTCGTTQLLKSIIPLIYFANNHLNFTLSSVCYTRGSFIFPKSQPFPHTSFNDEVSYLENTIPSNLCYKKASILPSKSSSHSWHVFTATQNLHHNHRDQYTMEICMTELDPILAGNFFRRPDDEKSGHSAGKEMTELTGINEINKEALICDFAFDPCGYSMNGIDRERYSTIHVTPENGYSYASFECVGSVNNDDNIVHVLRKVVQIFRPGTMSVSITTCDEYNNDVWRKVAGAVEPLGLKCRSCVMDQFPAIGAIVFQTFSPIRRKYATK, encoded by the coding sequence ATGGCATTATCTGGTTTTGAAGGGTTTGAAAAAAGGTTGGAACTTCATTTCTATGATCATAATCCAACCATTAATCACCAACTTGGTCTAAGAAAACTTGAGTTTGAATCCATTCAACAAATCCTACAAGCTGTTCAATGCACAGTTGTTTCAGCAGTTGGAAACTCTTACTTTGATTCCTATGTTTTATCAGAATCAAGTCTCTTTGTATATCCAACAAAGATCATAATCAAAACTTGTGGAACCACACAACTTCTCAAATCAATTATTCCATTAATCTACTTTGCAAATAATCACTTAAACTTCACACTCTCCTCTGTTTGCTACACAAGAGGAAGCTTCATTTTCCCAAAGTCACAACCTTTCCCTCACACTTCATTCAATGATGAAGTTTCTTACTTAGAAAACACTATCCCTTCAAATCTTTGCTACAAAAAAGCTTCCATTTTGCCTTCTAAATCTTCCTCTCATTCATGGCATGTTTTCACAGCAACCCAAAATCTTCATCATAATCATCGTGATCAATACACAATGGAGATTTGCATGACGGAGCTCGACCCGATTCTCGCCGGAAATTTTTTCCGGCGACCGGACGATGAAAAATCCGGCCACTCTGCCGGAAAAGAAATGACAGAGCTTACCGGAATCAACGAAATCAACAAAGAAGCACTAATTTGCGATTTTGCATTCGACCCTTGTGGCTATTCAATGAATGGAATTGATAGAGAAAGGTATTCCACCATTCATGTAACTCCAGAAAATGGTTATAGCTATGCAAGCTTTGAATGTGTGGGCTCTGTAAACAATGATGACAACATTGTTCATGTTTTGAGGAAGGTTGTTCAGATTTTCCGACCGGGGACTATGTCGGTGTCGATAACGACATGTGATGAGTATAACAATGATGTTTGGAGGAAGGTTGCTGGTGCTGTGGAGCCACTTGGGTTGAAATGTAGGAGTTGTGTTATGGATCAATTTCCGGCGATAGGCGCTATCGTCTTTCAAACGTTTTCGCCTATTCGCCGGAAATATGCTACAAAGTAG
- the LOC101509110 gene encoding uncharacterized protein — protein sequence MKGHDWINTCLPDELIVEIFRRLDSKSTRDSCSLVCSRWLRLERLTRTSIRIGATGSPDLFVQLIASRFSNVTTVHIDERLSVSLPVQLGRRRVTGDNSSGSSLKLHYVNQKNGSSSEESYFDSLCLSDIGLDALADGFPKLEKLRLIWCSNVTSDGLSSLARKCASLKSLDLQGCYVGDQGLAAVGQCCKQLEDLNLRFCEGLTDMGLVELALGVGKSLKSLGVAACAKITDISMEAVASHCGSLETLSLDSEFIHNQGVLSVAKGCPHLKVLKLQCINLTDDALKAVGVSCLSLELLALYSFQRFTDKGLRAIGNGCKKLKNLTLSDCYFLSDKGLEAIATGCKELTHLEVNGCHNIGTLGLESVGKSCKHLSELALLYCQRIGDLGLLQVGKGCQFLQALHLVDCSSIGDEAMCGIATGCKNLKKLHIRRCYEIGNKGISAVGENCKSLTDLSIRFCDRVGDGALIAIAEGCSLHYLNVSGCHQIGDAGVIAIARGSPQLCYLDVSVLQNLGDMAMAELGEHCPLLKEIVLSHCRQITDVGLAHLVKSCTMLESCHMVYCSSITSAGVATVVSSCPNIKKVLVEKWKVSQRTKRRAGSVISYLCVDL from the exons ATGAAAGGTCACGATTGGATCAACACGTGTCTCCCCGACGAGTTAATCGTCGAGATCTTCCGCCGCCTCGATTCCAAATCAACCCGCGACTCCTGCTCCCTCGTCTGCTCTCGATGGCTCCGCCTCGAACGCCTCACCCGAACCTCCATCCGCATCGGCGCCACCGGTTCCCCCGACCTCTTTGTTCAACTCATCGCTTCCCGTTTCTCCAACGTCACCACCGTTCATATCGATGAACGCCTCTCCGTTTCCCTCCCCGTTCAACTC gGGAGAAGACGTGTAACCGGCGACAATTCTTCGGGTTCGTCGTTGAAGCTTCATTACGTTAACCAGAAAAATGGCTCTTCTTCTGAGGAGAGTTATTTTGATTCGCTTTGTTTGTCTGATATTGGATTGGATGCTCTCGCTGATGGATTTCCTAAACTCGAGAAATTGAGGTTAATTTGGTGTTCTAATGTCACCAGTGATGGATTATCATCACTTGCTCGGAAATGCGCTTCTTTGAAATCCTTGGACTTGCAG GGTTGTTATGTGGGAGATCAAGGCTTGGCTGCTGTTGGACAGTGTTGCAAGCAGCTTGAAGATTTGAATCTGCGTTTCTGTGAAGGCTTAACTGATATGGGTTTGGTCGAATTAGCCTTAGGCGTGGGGAAATCATTAAAATCTCTTGGTGTAGCAGCTTGTGCCAAAATAACTGATATCTCAATGGAAGCTGTAGCATCGCACTGTGGATCCCTTGAGACCTTGTCTTTGGACTCTGAATTCATCCACAATCAAGGGGTGCTTTCTGTGGCAAAAGGATGCCCGCATTTGAAAGTTCTAAAGCTGCAATGTATTAATCTTACAGATGATGCTTTGAAAGCCGTAGGCGTTAGTTGTTTGTCTCTGGAGTTATTGGCTCTATATAGTTTTCAGAGATTTACCGATAA GGGTTTGCGTGCTATTGGAAATGGATGTAAGAAGTTAAAGAATTTGACTTTAAGTGATTGTTATTTCCTAAGTGACAAGGGCTTGGAAGCAATTGCTACTGGGTGCAAGGAACTTACTCATCTCGAAGTCAATGGGTGCCACAACATTGGAACTTTGGGACTTGAATCTGTTGGGAAATCATGCAA GCATCTCTCTGAGTTAGCATTGCTTTACTGCCAAAGAATTGGTGATCTTGGGCTTCTTCAGGTTGGAAAGGGTTGTCAATTCTTGCAAGCTCTTCACTTGGTAGATTGCTCAAGCATTGGAGATGAAGCCATGTGTGGTATAGCTACTGGCTGCAAGAATTTAAAGAAGCTTCATATCCGTCGCTGTTATGAG ATTGGCAACAAGGGGATCAGTGCTGTTGGTGAGAACTGCAAGTCGCTAACTGATCTTAGCATTCGATTCTGTGACAG GGTGGGGGATGGGGCCCTTATTGCTATAGCTGAGGGCTGTTCCCTTCATTATCTGAATGTTAGTGGTTGCCACCAAATTGGAGATGCTGGAGTGATAGCCATTGCAAGGGGTTCCCCTCAACTCTGTTATCTGGACGTGAGTGTACTGCAG AATTTGGGCGATATGGCTATGGCTGAGTTGGGAGAACACTGTCCATTGCTTAAAGAAATAGTACTTTCTCACTGCCGTCAAATAACAGATGTTGGTTTAGCCCATCTTGTAAAAAGTTGCACCATGCTAGAGTCATGCCACATGGTTTATTGCTCTAGCATAACTTCAGCTGGTGTGGCCACCGTGGTTTCTAGTTGTCCCAACATAAAAAAGGTTCTTGTTGAGAAGTGGAAGGTTAGCCAGCGGACCAAGCGCCGGGCAGGCTCTGTCATATCCTACTTGTGCGTGGACCTTTAG